One part of the Natronorubrum sediminis genome encodes these proteins:
- a CDS encoding DUF7577 domain-containing protein, with the protein MELWGWLIGYVVLFTLLHLLLYYVYVKGDSDERAGSPSFADPNRTSPHRSSGPDRYPRRADDLDDPDDLEEECDLEFDGETMRCPHCGARNEADQTFTFCWNCISMLRR; encoded by the coding sequence ATGGAGCTCTGGGGCTGGCTCATCGGATACGTCGTGCTGTTCACCCTCTTGCACCTGCTACTGTACTACGTCTACGTCAAGGGTGACAGCGACGAGCGCGCCGGGTCGCCGTCGTTCGCCGACCCGAATCGAACGAGTCCCCACAGGTCGTCCGGCCCAGATCGCTACCCCAGGAGGGCCGACGACCTCGACGACCCGGACGATCTCGAGGAAGAGTGCGACCTCGAATTCGACGGCGAAACGATGCGCTGTCCACATTGTGGCGCGCGAAACGAAGCAGACCAGACGTTTACCTTCTGTTGGAACTGTATCTCGATGCTTCGGCGCTGA
- the prf1 gene encoding peptide chain release factor aRF-1 yields MSQEGEQEQSDRKKYEFRKVIEDLKDFDGSGTQLVTIYVPDDRQISDVVQHVTQEHSEAANIKSKQTRTAVQDALTSIKDRLRYYDTYPPENGLVLFSGAVDSGGGRTEMVTNVLESPPQPVESFRYHCDSDFLTEPLEEMLADKGLYGLVVLDRREANVGWLKGKRIEPVKSASSLVPGKQRKGGQSAQRFARLRLEAIDNFYQEVAGMANDLFVPRRHELDGILVGGPSPTKDEFLDGDYLHHEIQDNVIGKFDVAYTDESGLKDLVDNAEDALADAEVMKDKKQMEEFFEELNAGDRATYGFAQTRRNLMMGAVDRLLISEDLRKDAITYDCGECGNTDYEVVDRRKSTPEHTCSDCGSEVEATDENREDAIDHLIEIAEQRGTETKFISTDFEKGEQLYNAFGGFAGLLRYSTGV; encoded by the coding sequence ATGAGCCAGGAGGGCGAGCAGGAGCAATCCGACCGGAAAAAATACGAGTTCCGGAAGGTCATCGAGGATCTCAAGGACTTCGACGGCTCCGGGACACAGCTCGTAACGATCTACGTGCCCGACGATAGACAGATCAGTGACGTCGTCCAACACGTCACCCAGGAACACAGCGAGGCGGCCAATATTAAGTCCAAACAGACCCGGACGGCCGTCCAGGACGCGCTGACGAGTATCAAAGACCGGCTCCGGTACTACGACACCTACCCGCCGGAGAACGGGCTGGTGTTGTTCTCCGGTGCCGTCGACTCCGGTGGCGGCCGCACCGAGATGGTGACGAACGTCTTAGAGAGCCCGCCACAGCCCGTCGAGTCCTTCCGCTATCACTGTGACTCGGACTTCCTCACCGAGCCACTCGAGGAGATGCTCGCCGACAAGGGCCTCTACGGCCTCGTCGTCCTCGACCGACGCGAAGCCAACGTCGGCTGGCTGAAGGGAAAACGTATCGAACCCGTCAAATCCGCCTCCTCGCTCGTCCCCGGTAAGCAGCGAAAGGGTGGCCAGTCCGCCCAGCGGTTCGCCCGACTGCGCCTCGAGGCCATCGACAACTTCTATCAGGAGGTTGCAGGGATGGCTAACGACCTGTTCGTCCCACGCCGACACGAACTCGACGGCATCCTCGTCGGCGGCCCCTCCCCCACGAAGGACGAGTTCCTCGACGGCGACTACCTCCACCACGAGATTCAGGACAACGTGATCGGCAAGTTCGACGTCGCCTACACGGACGAGTCCGGCCTGAAGGACCTCGTCGATAACGCCGAGGACGCCTTGGCCGACGCCGAGGTGATGAAGGACAAAAAGCAGATGGAGGAGTTCTTCGAGGAGCTCAACGCGGGCGACCGCGCGACCTACGGCTTCGCGCAGACGCGACGCAACCTGATGATGGGTGCCGTCGACCGACTCCTCATCAGCGAGGACCTCAGGAAAGACGCCATCACCTACGACTGCGGGGAGTGTGGCAACACCGACTACGAGGTAGTCGACCGCCGTAAGTCGACGCCCGAGCACACCTGCAGCGACTGTGGAAGTGAGGTGGAGGCGACCGACGAGAACCGAGAGGACGCCATCGATCACCTCATCGAAATCGCCGAACAACGGGGCACGGAGACGAAGTTCATCTCGACTGACTTCGAGAAGGGAGAACAACTCTACAACGCCTTCGGCGGCTTCGCCGGCTTGCTTCGCTACAGCACCGGCGTCTAA
- the minD gene encoding MinD/ParA family ATP-binding protein produces MSQETVYAIASGKGGVGKTTTTVNLGTALAQAGERVAIVDADLGMANLAGFVSLSADSTTLHDVLADDAPLEDATYEITDNILAVPSGTGLSEYADISPEGLRDVVSELREEFDYVFLDVGAGISHETVLPLGLADTVILLSTPEPAAVHDAKKTLELTERSGGDVAGLVLTRTHPDSDVSHDEIAARLETPLLATVPEDPAARESVYAGTPLVVYSSEGPAATAYRRLAAQLVGIKVPEPATQTATEGDTTGSEDDTDEADDTDETDAPADSSEADDAAGGDSSDDDEDEPATAEPATGESGSREAAHDDVSSAITEAESDT; encoded by the coding sequence ATGTCTCAGGAGACGGTTTATGCGATCGCGAGTGGCAAGGGAGGCGTCGGAAAAACGACAACAACGGTGAATCTCGGCACGGCGCTCGCCCAGGCAGGCGAACGCGTCGCCATCGTCGACGCCGACCTCGGGATGGCGAACCTCGCCGGCTTCGTCAGTCTCTCCGCCGACTCGACGACGCTACACGACGTTCTCGCGGACGACGCGCCACTCGAGGACGCGACGTACGAGATTACGGACAACATCCTCGCCGTGCCGAGTGGAACCGGACTCTCCGAATACGCAGATATCTCGCCCGAAGGGCTTCGCGACGTCGTCTCGGAGCTTCGCGAGGAGTTCGACTACGTCTTCCTCGACGTTGGTGCCGGTATTAGCCACGAAACCGTCCTCCCCCTGGGGCTCGCCGATACCGTCATCCTGCTTTCGACGCCCGAACCCGCCGCCGTCCACGACGCGAAGAAAACCCTCGAGTTGACCGAGCGATCCGGTGGCGACGTCGCCGGACTCGTTCTCACTCGCACGCACCCGGATAGCGACGTCTCCCACGACGAAATCGCCGCCCGTCTCGAAACGCCGTTGCTCGCGACCGTTCCCGAAGACCCGGCTGCTCGAGAGAGCGTGTACGCGGGAACGCCACTGGTCGTCTACAGTTCCGAGGGGCCCGCTGCGACCGCCTACCGTCGACTCGCCGCGCAACTGGTCGGAATCAAGGTTCCCGAACCCGCGACACAGACGGCGACCGAAGGCGACACAACCGGCTCTGAGGACGATACCGACGAAGCGGACGATACCGACGAGACGGACGCACCCGCCGACTCGAGTGAAGCGGATGATGCCGCGGGCGGCGACTCGAGCGACGATGACGAGGACGAACCGGCGACGGCCGAACCGGCGACCGGCGAGTCGGGCAGTCGCGAGGCTGCACACGACGACGTCTCGAGTGCGATCACGGAAGCTGAATCCGACACGTAA
- the argS gene encoding arginine--tRNA ligase, with amino-acid sequence MFLSLRAEVEAALEDALSSLEYPTDDLGIEEPPDDVESVLASSVAFRLASEAGAPPPQVAGELAEEIDADELTYVSAIQTQGPYLNFLPSDAYFATTLETATEESYGRLEDRETSVVVEHTSANPTGPVHVGRARNPIVGDAVANLLDFAGYDVDRHYYVNDAGRQMAVFTWAYETFDEDDLEGEPERERIEYDLVRYYRTGNAFLENAPEDEVAEAEAEIGSIMQGLENGDEEAYERVSEVVDQVLSGMKACLARLPAEFDEFVKETRFMRNGDTDDLVERLENLDEAVYEEDAWQLELEDHGIDKNLVFLRSDGTSLYATRDLAHHEWKFDNYDEAVTVLGEDHKLQAKQLRTTLELLGNDTDDLQQVLYSYVNLPEGKMSTRRGTGVDLDDLLDEAIDRARQEVEDRLDERIRDDDLSEDDIERIAHQVGIGAVRYDIVSKQPTKAITFEWEQALDFEAQSAPYVQYVHARTCGILEEAGLDPERALATQDVELEALDADVLETDAERDLLETIARFPAVVDEAADDLEPHQIATYTREFADRFNGFYRECPVLADDVDPETREARLALVAASKHTVANALTILGVEAPRSM; translated from the coding sequence ATGTTCCTCTCTCTGCGCGCGGAGGTCGAAGCCGCACTCGAGGACGCCCTGTCGTCACTCGAGTACCCGACCGACGACCTCGGGATCGAAGAACCGCCGGACGACGTCGAGAGCGTCCTCGCCTCGAGCGTCGCCTTCCGACTCGCCAGCGAAGCCGGTGCACCGCCGCCACAGGTCGCCGGCGAACTCGCCGAGGAAATCGACGCCGACGAGTTGACCTACGTCTCTGCGATCCAGACGCAGGGCCCCTATCTCAACTTCCTGCCGAGTGACGCCTACTTCGCGACGACGCTCGAGACGGCGACCGAAGAGTCCTACGGGCGACTCGAGGACCGAGAGACGTCTGTCGTTGTCGAACACACGAGCGCGAACCCGACCGGCCCCGTCCACGTCGGTCGCGCGCGGAACCCGATCGTCGGCGACGCCGTCGCAAACCTGCTCGATTTCGCGGGCTACGACGTCGACCGACACTACTACGTCAACGACGCGGGCCGCCAGATGGCCGTCTTCACCTGGGCCTACGAGACCTTCGACGAGGACGACCTCGAGGGCGAGCCAGAACGCGAGCGCATCGAGTACGACCTCGTGCGCTACTACCGAACGGGCAACGCCTTCCTCGAGAACGCACCCGAGGACGAAGTCGCCGAGGCGGAAGCCGAAATCGGCTCGATCATGCAGGGCCTCGAGAACGGCGACGAGGAAGCCTACGAGCGCGTCAGCGAGGTCGTCGATCAGGTTCTCTCGGGGATGAAAGCCTGCCTCGCGCGTCTCCCCGCCGAGTTCGACGAGTTCGTCAAGGAGACGAGATTCATGCGAAACGGAGACACCGACGACCTTGTCGAGCGCCTCGAGAATCTCGACGAAGCGGTCTACGAGGAAGACGCCTGGCAACTCGAACTCGAGGATCACGGCATCGACAAGAACCTCGTCTTCCTTCGCTCGGATGGCACCTCGCTGTACGCAACGCGCGACCTCGCCCACCACGAGTGGAAGTTCGACAACTACGACGAGGCCGTGACCGTCCTCGGTGAGGACCACAAACTCCAGGCCAAACAGCTTCGCACCACCCTCGAGTTACTCGGTAACGACACCGACGACCTCCAGCAGGTGCTCTACTCCTACGTCAACCTGCCAGAGGGGAAGATGAGCACCCGCCGTGGAACCGGCGTCGACTTAGACGACCTCCTCGACGAGGCCATCGACCGCGCACGCCAGGAAGTCGAGGACCGACTCGACGAGCGCATCCGCGACGACGACCTCTCCGAGGACGACATCGAGCGAATCGCCCACCAGGTCGGTATCGGTGCCGTTCGCTACGACATCGTCTCGAAACAGCCGACGAAAGCGATCACCTTCGAGTGGGAGCAGGCACTCGACTTCGAAGCCCAGTCCGCCCCCTACGTCCAGTACGTTCACGCCCGAACCTGCGGTATTCTCGAGGAAGCGGGGCTGGATCCCGAGCGTGCGCTCGCGACTCAGGACGTCGAACTCGAGGCTCTCGACGCCGACGTCCTCGAGACCGACGCCGAACGCGACTTGCTCGAGACGATCGCTCGATTCCCCGCCGTCGTCGACGAGGCGGCCGACGACCTCGAACCCCACCAGATCGCGACGTACACGCGGGAGTTCGCAGACCGGTTCAACGGCTTCTATCGGGAGTGTCCCGTGCTCGCCGACGACGTCGACCCCGAGACTCGCGAGGCTCGACTCGCGCTCGTGGCGGCGTCGAAACACACCGTCGCGAACGCGTTGACGATTCTCGGCGTCGAGGCTCCGCGCTCGATGTGA
- the udk gene encoding uridine kinase: protein MSIPSFAIGIAGGTGAGKTTVSRTVAETVGEAVTRIPLDNYYQDLSHMPFEERADVNYDHPSAFEWELLREQLNDLLMGQSVEMPQYDFEIHNRKDERVTVEPTDVIVLEGILTLYDEEILDMLDLRVYVMTDADVRILRRIERDVIDRGRNLEGVIKQYLGTVKPMHEQFVEPTKKNADVIIPEGANRMAVDLLTEKVQAELTDDGVEREAGVDPELSFNSPTTE, encoded by the coding sequence ATGAGTATACCGTCGTTCGCCATCGGAATCGCCGGCGGGACGGGGGCGGGGAAGACGACCGTCTCGCGAACCGTTGCGGAGACGGTCGGCGAAGCCGTCACCCGCATTCCGCTCGACAACTACTATCAGGATCTCTCGCACATGCCCTTCGAGGAGCGAGCGGACGTCAACTACGACCATCCCTCGGCCTTCGAGTGGGAACTGCTCCGCGAGCAACTGAACGATCTTCTCATGGGGCAATCGGTCGAGATGCCACAGTACGATTTCGAGATTCACAACCGAAAGGACGAACGCGTCACCGTCGAGCCAACGGACGTGATCGTCCTCGAGGGAATCCTCACGCTGTACGACGAGGAGATCCTCGATATGCTCGATTTGCGCGTCTACGTGATGACCGACGCCGACGTTCGAATCCTCCGCCGAATCGAACGCGACGTCATCGACCGCGGCCGCAACCTCGAGGGCGTCATCAAACAGTATCTCGGAACGGTCAAACCGATGCACGAACAGTTCGTCGAACCGACGAAGAAGAACGCCGACGTGATTATTCCCGAAGGTGCGAACCGAATGGCCGTCGACTTACTGACCGAAAAGGTCCAGGCCGAACTGACCGATGACGGCGTCGAGCGCGAGGCCGGCGTCGATCCCGAGTTGTCGTTCAACAGCCCGACGACGGAGTAA
- a CDS encoding NUDIX hydrolase: MVSRPARFCPRCGGSLETTTFDGRERARCSTCEEIIWHNPVPCASVAVVDRSRPDPAVLCVERDVPPGVGEWTLPGGHMEIGEDPAVAAVRELEEETGVRLDPDALSLLEATAFPPRNDKHVVTIHYVADASEARGEPTAGSDARSARFWSPAAFDDTAETFRPIHEQRFREAVAGDEFSSSR, from the coding sequence ATGGTCAGCCGCCCTGCTCGCTTTTGTCCGCGTTGTGGTGGGTCCCTCGAGACGACCACGTTCGACGGCCGCGAACGCGCGCGCTGTTCGACGTGTGAGGAGATTATCTGGCACAATCCGGTCCCCTGTGCGAGCGTCGCCGTCGTCGATCGATCGAGACCCGACCCCGCGGTACTGTGCGTCGAACGCGACGTGCCGCCGGGCGTCGGCGAGTGGACGCTCCCCGGCGGCCACATGGAAATCGGCGAGGATCCCGCCGTGGCCGCCGTCCGCGAACTCGAGGAAGAAACCGGCGTCAGGCTCGATCCCGACGCGCTCTCGCTGCTCGAGGCGACGGCGTTTCCCCCTCGAAACGACAAACACGTCGTGACGATCCACTACGTGGCCGACGCGTCCGAAGCACGCGGCGAGCCGACGGCCGGCAGCGATGCGCGCTCGGCTCGATTTTGGTCGCCCGCGGCGTTCGACGACACGGCCGAAACGTTTCGGCCGATCCACGAACAGCGGTTTCGCGAGGCCGTCGCCGGCGACGAGTTCTCGAGTTCCCGGTGA
- a CDS encoding pyridoxal-phosphate dependent enzyme, which produces MPADLICPACERVYDAGPAEPWRCGCGHALEFTDRPHPEGDPLPLHNLDTSDGLWTFHEFLPIEKHVTFHEGFTPLVDAPEWDAKFKLEYVFPTGSFKDRGATTTLSRAVELGVEKVVEDSSGNAGAAIATYAARAGIDADIYVPADVKQSKLMTIQRADARPVRIEGSRQDVTEACLDAVESEAQSASRTESGDAPRQTDAGWYASHAWNPAFYAGTMTFAFEIAAQRGWSVPDAVVLPIGHGTLFLGAYRGFSLLAEAGIVDRIPQLFGAQAAGHAPIVDELGWEPADEDDVETDIADGIQIAEPARKDEILEAIEATDGDAIALGADPIESALDRLHRNGFYVEPTCAVAPAALEEYRELGLVDSDADVVVPLTGSGLKTL; this is translated from the coding sequence ATGCCGGCTGATCTCATCTGCCCGGCCTGTGAGCGCGTCTACGACGCGGGACCAGCCGAACCGTGGCGCTGTGGGTGTGGCCACGCACTCGAGTTCACCGACCGACCCCATCCGGAGGGCGACCCGCTTCCGTTGCACAACCTCGACACCAGCGATGGACTTTGGACGTTCCACGAGTTCCTGCCCATCGAAAAGCACGTCACCTTTCACGAGGGCTTTACGCCCCTCGTCGACGCCCCCGAGTGGGACGCGAAGTTCAAACTCGAGTACGTCTTTCCGACGGGTTCGTTCAAGGATCGCGGAGCCACGACGACGCTCTCTCGAGCCGTCGAACTCGGCGTCGAGAAGGTCGTCGAAGACTCGTCGGGGAACGCCGGCGCTGCGATCGCGACGTACGCGGCTCGTGCGGGTATCGACGCCGACATCTACGTGCCGGCGGACGTCAAGCAGTCGAAGCTGATGACGATTCAGCGCGCCGACGCTCGGCCGGTTCGGATCGAGGGGAGCCGACAGGACGTGACCGAGGCCTGTCTCGACGCCGTCGAGAGCGAGGCCCAAAGCGCCTCGAGAACTGAGAGCGGGGACGCCCCCCGACAGACCGATGCGGGCTGGTACGCCAGCCACGCCTGGAACCCGGCATTCTACGCGGGGACGATGACGTTCGCGTTCGAAATCGCCGCCCAACGAGGCTGGAGCGTGCCGGACGCCGTCGTCCTCCCGATCGGCCACGGCACGCTCTTTCTGGGCGCGTATCGCGGCTTCTCGTTGCTCGCCGAAGCGGGGATCGTCGACCGAATACCCCAGTTGTTCGGCGCACAGGCTGCCGGACACGCGCCGATCGTCGACGAACTCGGCTGGGAACCGGCCGACGAGGACGACGTCGAAACCGACATCGCCGACGGCATCCAGATCGCAGAACCCGCCCGTAAAGACGAAATCCTCGAGGCCATCGAGGCGACCGACGGCGACGCGATCGCCCTCGGTGCGGATCCGATCGAGAGCGCCCTCGATCGACTCCACCGTAACGGCTTCTACGTCGAACCGACCTGTGCGGTCGCCCCTGCAGCGCTCGAGGAGTATCGAGAACTCGGGCTGGTCGATTCTGACGCGGACGTTGTCGTCCCGCTGACGGGAAGCGGATTGAAAACGCTTTGA
- a CDS encoding succinylglutamate desuccinylase/aspartoacylase family protein yields MTTTLGTASADPGEIDTGRLEVGETRDGSPFGLPVAVINGERSGKTLYIQAASDGDELNGVGVVQRLVPQLDPTALAGTILIVGIVNYHAFQVAQHRNPIDDTKMNRAYPGNETGTSSERIAAATFEAAMRADLVLDLHQGSTSRMIDEVRVRCGKRHRLHSACLELAKVFGCGYILDQKGPEGQLARAAPDEGVPTVDPELGGAVGWDETSIQKGVEGIFNVLTYYDFLEGSVDPSPQTRARGFEQYGASCGGLISFQVELGERVQRGETLFEVTTPFGEPKTTVSADSDGILWRTRRLPQVATGEYVCSVATDIDEH; encoded by the coding sequence ATGACGACGACGCTCGGAACGGCGAGCGCGGATCCCGGTGAGATCGATACGGGCCGTCTCGAGGTCGGGGAGACCAGAGACGGCAGCCCGTTCGGTCTTCCAGTCGCCGTGATCAACGGCGAACGGTCGGGGAAGACGCTCTACATACAGGCGGCGAGCGACGGCGACGAACTCAACGGTGTCGGCGTTGTCCAGCGACTCGTCCCGCAACTCGATCCGACAGCACTCGCGGGGACGATCCTGATCGTCGGGATCGTCAACTACCACGCGTTTCAGGTCGCCCAACACCGCAATCCGATCGACGACACGAAGATGAATCGCGCCTACCCGGGCAACGAAACCGGGACCTCGAGCGAACGAATTGCTGCGGCGACCTTCGAGGCGGCGATGCGAGCGGATCTCGTTCTGGACCTCCACCAGGGCTCGACGAGTCGGATGATCGACGAGGTTCGCGTCCGCTGTGGCAAACGCCACCGACTCCACTCGGCGTGTCTCGAGTTGGCCAAGGTGTTCGGCTGTGGCTACATTCTCGACCAGAAGGGGCCGGAAGGACAACTCGCCCGCGCCGCGCCCGACGAAGGCGTGCCGACCGTCGACCCCGAACTCGGCGGGGCCGTCGGCTGGGACGAGACGAGCATCCAGAAGGGCGTCGAGGGTATCTTCAACGTGCTCACCTACTACGACTTCCTCGAGGGAAGTGTGGACCCGTCCCCGCAGACGCGTGCTCGCGGATTCGAACAGTACGGTGCCTCGTGTGGCGGCCTCATCTCCTTTCAGGTGGAACTGGGCGAGCGCGTCCAGCGTGGCGAGACGCTCTTCGAAGTGACGACGCCCTTCGGCGAACCAAAGACGACGGTGAGCGCAGACAGCGACGGCATCCTCTGGCGAACGCGCCGACTGCCACAGGTCGCGACGGGAGAGTACGTCTGCTCGGTCGCCACCGACATCGACGAGCACTAA
- a CDS encoding acyl-CoA dehydrogenase family protein: protein MQNLSDVILSDEHQLFRDETKRFVDNEVTPEARERDVEGEEMSGDLIDQLGEMGFFGILIDEEYGGLGLDLKAYAVIAEELSRGWLSVGSIIARGQSLAGATEEQKAEYLPKMASGEMLKSIAISEPDAGSDVSNMRLRAEKDGDEYVLNGQKMWCTFAKGSDFILTYAVTDPDAEPAYKGISGFIVEKPAGTFDREGLSGQPIDKIGYHGWKTWEVNFDDVRVSADKLVGGEEGQGFYQIMEFFEEGRVHTAARAVGLARASLEDSLQYAQEREQFDGPISDFQAIRFNLAEMATKVEAARALSLLVAEAVDSGERADAEAAMAKLFASEIAEEVTSEGIQIHGGYGYTTEFDVERYWRDARLTRIFEGTSEIQKRIIADDLLSS from the coding sequence ATGCAGAATCTTAGTGACGTAATCCTCTCGGACGAACACCAACTCTTTCGTGACGAAACGAAACGCTTCGTCGACAACGAAGTCACACCCGAAGCGCGCGAACGCGACGTAGAAGGCGAGGAGATGTCTGGGGACCTCATCGACCAACTCGGAGAGATGGGCTTTTTCGGCATTCTCATCGACGAGGAATACGGCGGACTCGGTCTCGATCTGAAGGCCTACGCCGTCATCGCCGAGGAACTCTCTCGAGGCTGGCTCAGCGTCGGCAGCATCATCGCCCGCGGCCAGAGCCTGGCCGGCGCGACCGAGGAACAAAAAGCGGAGTACTTGCCGAAGATGGCCAGCGGCGAGATGTTAAAGAGTATCGCCATCAGCGAACCCGACGCGGGCAGCGACGTCTCGAACATGCGCCTGCGAGCGGAGAAAGACGGCGACGAGTACGTCCTCAACGGCCAGAAGATGTGGTGTACGTTTGCGAAGGGCTCCGACTTTATCCTCACGTACGCCGTCACGGACCCGGACGCAGAACCCGCCTACAAGGGGATATCGGGCTTCATCGTCGAAAAACCAGCCGGCACGTTCGACCGTGAGGGGCTGAGCGGCCAGCCCATCGACAAGATCGGGTATCACGGCTGGAAGACCTGGGAGGTCAACTTCGACGACGTTCGCGTGAGCGCGGACAAACTCGTCGGTGGCGAGGAGGGCCAGGGCTTCTACCAGATCATGGAGTTCTTCGAGGAAGGCCGCGTCCACACGGCCGCTCGAGCCGTCGGCCTCGCTCGCGCGTCCCTCGAGGATTCCCTGCAGTACGCACAGGAACGCGAGCAGTTCGACGGCCCGATCAGTGACTTCCAGGCGATCCGATTCAACCTCGCGGAGATGGCGACGAAAGTCGAGGCCGCTCGAGCCCTCTCCTTGCTCGTCGCGGAGGCCGTCGACAGCGGCGAACGAGCAGACGCGGAGGCAGCGATGGCGAAACTCTTCGCGAGCGAAATCGCCGAAGAGGTGACGAGCGAAGGGATCCAGATCCACGGCGGCTACGGCTACACGACCGAGTTCGACGTGGAACGCTACTGGCGAGACGCCCGGCTTACCCGAATCTTCGAGGGCACCAGCGAGATTCAAAAGCGTATCATCGCCGACGACTTGCTGTCCTCCTGA
- a CDS encoding stage II sporulation protein M has protein sequence MSLSDSITAAVAVFRRRPSDFLPWYLLGAAIPAIVRLVPFLAVVVGYVYLELSGRLAVMEEHLGGIDGSPPDQHADQEAFDEWAGGFEPVFEQLFTPTLALIVLATIVVSVGLILVLFPFVSAGQLTACSARLIDKRGLTAGIAGARRYWLRFLGLYILEFLLWVGALIAVGMGVAFTATVVTAVTGEGLLAGVFAIVALFGFIAILTAIRAVFAFAPVAVVVDDTTTFASVSNAASFIWSSPVAAGFYYLITIVSMIAVSTVSGVLVFFDVVAFSSLLTILVLFPFLDLLKVALYNDYRNRLAPPTIPDRTLRRQFRAGMGRGWREMTTFIRQSLATHALVVVLGLLSFWVGWEAAEPIANAGLETSISARLEDHNPLAATLEFFGNNWMVALTTAFSGVALVAPAIASLVFNGLFLGFHGRTEVEPLELLAFVIPHGIFEIPAIFIATAVGVWLGRIWWRALRGRASRVEFADALERTFWVLVGVGILLAIAAAIEGFLSPYYFQPFV, from the coding sequence ATGTCGCTCTCCGATTCTATCACTGCTGCCGTGGCGGTGTTTCGGCGTCGCCCGTCGGATTTCCTCCCCTGGTATCTCCTCGGCGCGGCGATCCCCGCGATCGTCCGGCTCGTGCCGTTTCTCGCCGTCGTCGTCGGGTACGTCTACCTCGAGTTGTCGGGCCGACTCGCGGTGATGGAAGAGCACCTCGGCGGAATCGACGGTTCGCCGCCGGATCAACACGCAGACCAGGAGGCGTTCGACGAGTGGGCGGGCGGATTCGAACCCGTCTTCGAGCAACTGTTCACGCCGACGCTGGCGCTCATCGTCCTCGCGACGATCGTCGTCTCGGTCGGGCTAATCCTCGTGTTGTTCCCGTTCGTCAGCGCCGGCCAACTCACCGCCTGTAGTGCCAGACTCATCGACAAACGCGGCTTGACCGCCGGAATCGCCGGTGCACGCCGGTACTGGCTGCGCTTTCTCGGGCTGTACATCCTCGAGTTTCTGCTCTGGGTCGGTGCCCTCATTGCAGTCGGAATGGGAGTGGCGTTCACCGCGACGGTCGTCACTGCCGTGACGGGTGAGGGTCTCCTCGCGGGCGTGTTCGCGATCGTCGCGCTGTTTGGTTTCATCGCCATCCTCACAGCTATCCGGGCGGTGTTCGCGTTCGCTCCGGTCGCCGTCGTCGTCGACGACACGACGACGTTCGCCTCTGTCTCGAACGCCGCGTCGTTCATCTGGTCGAGTCCGGTCGCCGCCGGGTTCTACTACCTCATCACGATCGTATCGATGATCGCCGTATCGACGGTTTCGGGCGTGCTCGTGTTCTTCGACGTCGTCGCCTTCTCCTCGCTCCTCACGATACTCGTCCTCTTCCCGTTTCTCGACCTGTTGAAGGTGGCCCTCTACAACGACTATCGAAACCGATTGGCCCCGCCGACGATACCCGATCGCACCCTCCGCCGACAGTTCAGGGCCGGAATGGGCCGTGGCTGGCGCGAAATGACGACGTTCATCCGTCAGAGCCTCGCCACGCACGCACTCGTCGTCGTACTCGGCCTCCTCAGTTTCTGGGTCGGCTGGGAAGCCGCCGAACCCATCGCCAACGCCGGCCTCGAGACCTCGATCTCCGCCCGTCTCGAGGACCACAACCCGCTCGCGGCGACGCTCGAGTTCTTCGGCAACAACTGGATGGTCGCACTCACGACGGCGTTTTCCGGGGTCGCCCTCGTCGCCCCTGCAATCGCGTCGCTGGTGTTCAACGGCCTGTTTCTTGGTTTCCACGGGCGAACCGAGGTCGAACCCCTCGAGTTGCTCGCGTTCGTGATTCCACACGGCATCTTCGAAATTCCGGCCATCTTCATCGCGACCGCAGTCGGTGTCTGGCTCGGCCGGATCTGGTGGCGGGCGCTTCGTGGCCGGGCGAGTCGCGTCGAGTTCGCGGACGCGCTCGAGCGAACGTTCTGGGTGCTCGTTGGCGTGGGCATCTTGCTCGCGATCGCGGCGGCCATCGAGGGCTTTCTGAGTCCCTACTACTTCCAGCCGTTCGTCTGA